From a region of the Paenibacillus sp. R14(2021) genome:
- a CDS encoding glycoside hydrolase family 97 catalytic domain-containing protein, whose translation MWKLTSPYQKLTLSVYQDHEEGLYYSLEAGERTVIAQSRLGMATSLGDLLSGYRFVKREEASISERYSLPVSKKAVYSNEANELMLLFEVNGLDAALCFRLFEDGLAFRYTIRGEHRQPLRIYGEYTDFAFPKTYGDMWLQDWVNTYEGTYNRCSWETAGRRDYGMPALLHSAEDSRWVMITEAGILNTGGSYCSSHLQTEAAGRMKIAFAPEQLEPMKGELPFETPWRIVTVSESLDELVNSTINYNLNPPCDWEDTSWIKPARSIWSWWAFENGAQLYSEQKRYVDFAAAMGFEAITVDAGWDDSWVKDLCDYGRERNVDVWLWSDMQAIDTLEKAQEKIPRWAQWGVVGLKVDFFMNDSQHTMWQYNMIADIMTAHKLMINFHGSTKPAGEGRTYPNIMTAEGILGLEHYKWSGLPHAVHNCTVPFTRNVVGPMDYTVTGFSNVNRNTTQAHQLALAVVFDSGVQHFADSIYTYEPWIGTEYIRRLPAKFDSVKVLSGFPGDHAVLMRSVEREWFVGGIVTSARSVTVPLDFLPDNQYRVEIFRDGKNGDTLKKEVRFLTNKDSLSLQVLDNGGFSLYISDAELPLKSGVHGGYMDADAQTYSSLAAVLHGTADRTDCENAMEGSAVRLGSSGELIFGGITADREGRHTLRLFYLSAQPSSLHVSVNGGEPQMFRLESSGGDEVVRTSDIVVTLKKGNNTILLRRSGADDPAPIIDRVRIIGWAPHKDTYYSAEEGILAGGASLCHVDASSSLQKAVGIGRGGSLTFDAVMADADGDYILTLDYYSGENRALLIAVNDEPSIRSVLFNTGGWGPARWDISGIKEVRIRLRKGANRIKLYHDEELAPEVGRIGVRLEMLEVKS comes from the coding sequence ATGTGGAAACTCACATCACCTTATCAGAAGCTTACGCTTTCCGTCTATCAGGATCATGAAGAAGGTCTCTATTATTCGCTCGAAGCCGGCGAGCGCACAGTAATTGCGCAGTCCAGGCTGGGCATGGCGACAAGCCTAGGCGATTTGCTCAGCGGCTATCGCTTTGTCAAGCGCGAGGAAGCCAGCATCTCGGAGCGTTACTCGCTGCCCGTCAGCAAGAAAGCAGTCTATAGCAATGAAGCCAACGAGCTTATGCTGCTTTTCGAGGTCAATGGCTTGGATGCGGCGCTATGCTTCCGCTTATTCGAGGACGGCCTAGCCTTCCGCTACACGATTCGCGGCGAACACCGACAGCCCCTTCGCATCTATGGGGAATATACCGATTTTGCCTTTCCCAAGACATATGGCGACATGTGGCTGCAGGATTGGGTGAATACGTACGAAGGCACGTATAACCGCTGCAGCTGGGAGACGGCGGGAAGAAGAGATTACGGCATGCCGGCGCTCTTGCACAGTGCCGAAGACAGCAGGTGGGTGATGATTACCGAAGCGGGTATTCTGAACACGGGCGGCAGCTATTGCTCCAGTCATTTGCAGACCGAAGCGGCAGGCCGGATGAAGATTGCTTTCGCGCCGGAGCAGCTCGAGCCGATGAAGGGCGAGCTGCCCTTCGAGACGCCATGGCGCATCGTCACCGTCAGCGAGTCGCTGGATGAATTGGTGAACAGTACGATCAATTACAACCTCAATCCGCCTTGCGATTGGGAAGACACGTCTTGGATCAAGCCTGCCCGAAGCATCTGGTCCTGGTGGGCATTCGAGAATGGCGCGCAGCTGTACAGCGAGCAGAAGCGATACGTGGATTTTGCCGCGGCGATGGGGTTCGAGGCGATTACGGTGGATGCAGGCTGGGATGACAGCTGGGTGAAGGATCTGTGCGATTATGGGCGCGAGCGGAACGTGGATGTCTGGCTGTGGTCGGATATGCAGGCGATCGACACGCTGGAGAAGGCGCAGGAGAAGATTCCGCGCTGGGCGCAGTGGGGCGTCGTGGGCTTGAAGGTGGATTTCTTCATGAACGACTCCCAGCACACGATGTGGCAGTACAACATGATTGCGGACATCATGACTGCGCATAAGCTCATGATTAATTTCCATGGCAGCACGAAGCCGGCCGGCGAAGGAAGAACCTACCCGAACATCATGACGGCCGAAGGGATTCTGGGGCTGGAGCATTACAAGTGGAGCGGCTTGCCGCATGCCGTGCATAACTGTACCGTTCCTTTCACCCGCAACGTTGTGGGCCCGATGGATTATACCGTAACCGGTTTCTCCAACGTGAACCGCAACACGACGCAGGCGCATCAATTGGCGCTCGCCGTCGTCTTCGATTCCGGCGTACAGCATTTTGCCGATTCCATCTATACGTATGAACCGTGGATAGGGACGGAGTATATTCGCAGGCTGCCTGCCAAATTCGATAGCGTCAAGGTGCTGTCCGGCTTTCCGGGCGATCATGCGGTGCTGATGCGCAGCGTGGAGCGGGAATGGTTCGTAGGCGGCATCGTGACCTCTGCTCGGAGCGTGACCGTGCCGCTCGATTTCCTTCCCGATAATCAGTACCGGGTGGAAATCTTCAGAGACGGGAAGAACGGGGATACGCTCAAGAAAGAAGTCCGTTTCCTTACCAATAAAGACAGCTTGTCCCTGCAGGTCTTGGATAACGGCGGCTTCTCCCTGTACATCAGCGACGCGGAGCTCCCGCTCAAATCGGGCGTTCACGGCGGCTACATGGATGCCGACGCCCAAACTTATTCCTCGCTTGCCGCCGTTCTACATGGGACCGCGGACAGAACGGACTGCGAGAATGCCATGGAAGGAAGCGCGGTTCGCTTGGGCAGCAGCGGCGAACTCATCTTTGGCGGCATTACGGCTGACCGGGAAGGCAGGCATACGCTTCGCTTGTTCTATCTCTCCGCACAACCAAGCAGCCTTCATGTGAGCGTTAATGGCGGCGAGCCTCAGATGTTCCGCCTGGAATCGTCCGGCGGCGACGAAGTGGTTCGGACCTCCGATATCGTCGTGACGCTGAAGAAGGGGAACAATACGATCTTACTTCGGCGATCTGGAGCGGATGATCCTGCGCCTATCATCGATCGCGTGAGAATCATCGGATGGGCGCCGCATAAGGATACCTATTATTCGGCTGAGGAAGGGATTCTTGCGGGTGGCGCCTCCCTCTGTCATGTCGATGCGTCCTCAAGTCTGCAGAAAGCCGTCGGAATCGGCCGCGGCGGCTCACTAACGTTCGATGCTGTCATGGCGGATGCTGACGGCGACTATATCCTTACCCTTGATTACTATTCCGGCGAGAACAGGGCGCTGCTCATTGCGGTAAACGATGAGCCATCTATTCGTTCCGTTCTCTTTAATACAGGCGGTTGGGGGCCGGCCCGCTGGGATATCTCCGGCATCAAGGAGGTGAGAATCCGGCTGAGGAAGGGAGCGAACCGTATCAAGCTTTATCACGATGAGGAGCTTGCCCCCGAGGTCGGGCGAATTGGCGTACGGCTGGAAATGCTGGAGGTCAAATCATAG
- a CDS encoding discoidin domain-containing protein, giving the protein MFMRLLKGLVIASLLVTGFFSFHVAKTFASAVTISQTGTVVTATNGTLTITYDLSTGRGNYNAGSTAIMSSFYSDYGVTGSSTRISSYDAGTRTASWSTIGTDGYGTNGKKLTITNTLTAGTTIILNITMYEDKPFILTSMTVNKSISQSLNFMEPIAAQNLDIGTGSDKRIYTTPYSNNFDFGVAPVNDFGSSENGFDRPFGSTLTWSPFNGTSYWVAAMFDNTNKKGFIAGAASTQNWKSMQYLKQATAANGPLTGFSVYNAGGSQSGTSVSSDKFFLGYYNDYRDGLEQFGSAYAVSEPKLAWSGDVPVGYNSFYSFYDKPSVDAMNATIDYYAAYLKPLGYTYMNLDCCYAGPTGTKTTADFLAFANYVHSKGMKAGNYSSPFGIYEPLTNTVPGAPSYTFNDIALKDSSGVPIKSYVNSYIVDATHPGAQAYLAYLMNDYFVNAGMDYVKLDYLDLGMFEGNHYDSTKNGIQAYRIGMGIIRNTVLAAPRAIYIDASIAPLLPSGYTHGRRSGVDTTIPLQNNLYPGIERQALNSAASWWTNGTLYQHNDPDMAIPENIANGFGKFSGNYGRLLTTVDILGGGHLIMGDNTPFLAEDRIAPFLNPALISIAKKGIAARPVSMTNYYHKLEHSPPLIYLTDTNGDKIVGMSNWNMTATASRTVTFADLGLSPTTTYTVTELYSGTKLGTFTGSYSRTQQPGESVILRISTTASSLPAPAANLALGKTATASTVYGTGYEAAKVTDGDIGTRWSADGSSYNNQWVEVNFGSATSVNRVVLKEYGYGAQDFKINTYALQYWNGTSYVNLTKGFTVGDIKTIDFPTVSTTKIRLYAATSNFIPSVNEIEAYNVTGNTGSIIDQDDSGAAYSSYSDIRAGVQRMQTFQLTQSSLPRIDFYLYESYVNKVPEDNLYIDIVQLDASNNPAAKLFTAALPPNNVPGVPTPYAVYPRLTGLDTTKKYGIIVRSPATIDDGSTSNKYGFAYSDSNPYASGFERLSTNGGTTWTTENSGSRDLIFTIYK; this is encoded by the coding sequence ATGTTCATGCGGCTACTGAAAGGGCTCGTCATTGCTTCTTTATTGGTTACAGGATTCTTCTCGTTTCACGTTGCGAAGACTTTCGCATCCGCGGTCACCATCTCGCAGACCGGAACCGTCGTAACGGCGACCAATGGCACGTTAACCATCACCTACGATCTCTCGACAGGCAGAGGAAATTATAACGCAGGCTCCACGGCCATCATGAGCAGCTTCTACTCCGATTACGGGGTTACGGGCAGTTCGACGCGGATCAGCTCGTACGATGCCGGAACGCGAACGGCCAGCTGGAGCACGATCGGTACGGACGGTTACGGCACCAATGGCAAGAAGCTCACGATTACGAATACCTTGACTGCCGGCACGACGATTATCCTGAATATCACCATGTACGAGGATAAACCTTTCATTCTGACTAGCATGACCGTCAACAAAAGCATCTCGCAGAGCCTCAACTTCATGGAACCGATCGCGGCGCAAAATCTCGACATCGGCACGGGCTCGGACAAACGAATCTATACGACCCCATACAGCAACAACTTCGATTTTGGCGTTGCCCCGGTCAATGATTTCGGCAGCAGCGAGAACGGCTTCGACCGTCCGTTCGGTTCCACATTGACGTGGTCGCCCTTCAACGGAACGAGCTACTGGGTGGCCGCAATGTTCGATAACACGAACAAGAAAGGCTTCATTGCAGGCGCCGCTTCCACGCAGAATTGGAAGAGCATGCAGTATCTGAAGCAGGCGACGGCCGCGAACGGACCGCTGACCGGCTTCTCGGTCTACAACGCCGGCGGCAGCCAAAGCGGAACCTCCGTTTCTTCGGATAAGTTCTTCCTCGGCTACTACAATGATTACCGCGACGGGTTGGAGCAGTTCGGCAGCGCCTATGCCGTCTCGGAGCCGAAGCTCGCGTGGAGCGGAGACGTTCCAGTCGGCTACAACAGCTTCTACAGCTTCTACGACAAGCCGTCCGTCGACGCGATGAACGCGACGATCGACTATTATGCCGCTTATCTGAAGCCGCTCGGCTACACGTACATGAATTTGGACTGCTGCTACGCCGGACCGACGGGAACGAAGACGACGGCAGACTTCCTCGCTTTCGCGAATTACGTGCACAGCAAAGGCATGAAGGCCGGCAACTACAGCTCGCCGTTTGGCATCTATGAACCGCTAACGAATACGGTGCCGGGCGCGCCTTCGTACACGTTTAACGATATCGCGCTGAAGGACAGCAGCGGTGTGCCGATTAAATCCTACGTGAATTCCTACATCGTCGATGCCACGCATCCCGGCGCCCAAGCTTACCTGGCTTATTTGATGAACGATTACTTCGTCAACGCCGGCATGGATTACGTCAAGTTGGACTATTTAGACCTTGGCATGTTCGAAGGGAACCATTATGATTCCACGAAAAACGGCATACAAGCGTACCGGATCGGCATGGGGATCATCCGCAATACGGTATTGGCTGCCCCGCGGGCGATTTACATCGACGCATCGATCGCTCCGCTGCTTCCTTCCGGCTATACGCACGGCAGGAGGTCCGGCGTGGATACGACGATTCCGCTGCAAAACAACTTATATCCGGGCATCGAACGCCAGGCGCTCAACTCGGCCGCCTCTTGGTGGACGAATGGGACGCTGTACCAGCATAACGACCCGGATATGGCCATTCCGGAGAATATCGCGAACGGCTTCGGTAAATTCAGCGGAAATTACGGCAGGCTCTTAACGACCGTGGATATCCTCGGCGGCGGTCATCTGATTATGGGGGATAATACGCCGTTTCTCGCGGAGGATCGGATCGCTCCTTTCCTTAATCCGGCCCTGATCAGTATCGCCAAGAAGGGGATCGCGGCAAGGCCGGTAAGCATGACGAATTACTACCACAAGCTGGAGCATTCGCCGCCGCTCATCTACTTGACCGATACGAACGGCGATAAGATCGTCGGCATGTCCAACTGGAACATGACCGCCACGGCCTCAAGGACGGTAACCTTTGCCGATCTCGGATTAAGCCCGACGACCACCTATACGGTTACGGAGCTTTACAGCGGCACGAAGCTGGGTACGTTTACCGGCAGTTATTCCCGCACTCAGCAGCCCGGCGAATCGGTCATCCTGCGCATATCGACGACGGCTTCCTCGCTTCCGGCGCCTGCGGCCAACCTGGCGCTCGGCAAGACGGCAACCGCTTCGACGGTATATGGTACGGGGTATGAAGCCGCTAAAGTAACGGACGGCGATATCGGAACACGGTGGAGCGCGGACGGCAGCTCGTACAATAATCAGTGGGTCGAAGTGAATTTCGGCAGCGCGACCAGCGTCAACCGGGTCGTCTTGAAGGAATACGGATACGGGGCCCAAGACTTCAAAATCAATACGTATGCGCTTCAATACTGGAACGGCACGAGCTACGTGAATCTGACGAAGGGCTTCACCGTTGGGGATATCAAGACGATCGATTTCCCTACGGTGTCCACGACCAAGATCAGGCTGTACGCCGCGACGTCGAACTTCATTCCGTCCGTGAATGAAATCGAAGCTTACAATGTCACCGGCAACACTGGCAGTATCATCGATCAGGACGACAGCGGTGCGGCGTATTCTTCCTATTCGGACATACGCGCAGGCGTGCAGCGCATGCAAACGTTCCAGCTCACGCAGTCCAGCTTGCCTCGCATTGATTTCTATCTGTACGAGAGCTATGTGAACAAAGTGCCCGAGGACAATCTGTACATCGATATCGTCCAGCTGGATGCCAGCAATAACCCGGCAGCGAAGCTGTTTACGGCGGCTCTTCCGCCGAACAACGTTCCGGGCGTACCGACGCCTTACGCGGTCTATCCGAGACTGACGGGTCTCGATACGACCAAGAAATACGGCATCATCGTTCGTTCCCCAGCGACGATCGACGACGGATCGACGAGCAACAAGTATGGCTTCGCGTACAGCGACAGCAATCCGTATGCCAGCGGGTTCGAGAGACTATCGACCAACGGCGGCACGACGTGGACCACGGAGAACAGCGGCAGCAGAGATTTGATCTTTACGATTTACAAGTAA
- a CDS encoding alpha-L-fucosidase, with the protein MSDTLLEVENGVHNYSSESEWVKPEDPITLERLEWFKDQKLALMMHWGPYSQLGLVESWTLSDEDGDWSRNDVDWTNDYEEMKREYFALNKTFNPIRFEPAKWAEAAFEGGFKYLIFTTKHHDGFCMWDTHTTDYRITGSETPFHAHRYADICKNVFDAFRDKGLAIAAYFSKADWNTPYYWAPGMKRGRHMWRGPSYDPQEHPWLWEKFVSFTHEQIMELMTRYGKIDILWLDAGWVREGGRVSQDIRLGDVLERARRMQPWLLSADRTVGGSYENYVTPEQTIPDRPLHVPWESCITIGTSFSFGYEDQYKSARQLVHILMEVVAKGGNLALNVGPQPDGRLPKGAIKSMKELGGWLKVNGEAVYGTRICAPYFTGECAFTRKGDTVYCTYLYDSEISQVSEHISIPYTDAVEAIELVGTDEPLPFKRIGTGLTLQLPASQLNGKAPIAHVFRIRS; encoded by the coding sequence ATGAGCGATACCTTACTAGAAGTAGAGAATGGCGTACATAACTACAGCAGCGAATCGGAATGGGTTAAGCCGGAGGATCCGATTACGCTGGAAAGACTGGAATGGTTCAAGGATCAGAAACTGGCGCTTATGATGCATTGGGGGCCTTATTCCCAGCTTGGCCTGGTAGAATCGTGGACGCTGAGCGATGAAGACGGAGATTGGTCCAGAAACGACGTCGATTGGACGAATGATTATGAAGAGATGAAACGGGAATATTTTGCGCTAAACAAGACATTTAATCCCATCCGCTTCGAGCCCGCGAAATGGGCGGAGGCGGCTTTTGAGGGCGGATTTAAATACTTGATCTTTACGACCAAGCATCATGATGGCTTCTGCATGTGGGACACGCATACGACGGATTACCGGATCACGGGCAGCGAGACACCTTTTCATGCGCATCGATACGCCGACATTTGCAAGAACGTCTTCGACGCGTTCCGCGATAAGGGGCTCGCGATTGCCGCTTACTTCTCCAAGGCGGATTGGAACACGCCCTATTATTGGGCTCCGGGTATGAAGAGAGGCCGTCACATGTGGCGTGGTCCTTCTTACGACCCGCAGGAGCATCCGTGGCTGTGGGAGAAATTCGTATCGTTCACGCATGAGCAAATCATGGAGCTGATGACCCGCTATGGTAAAATAGATATTCTATGGCTGGATGCCGGATGGGTGAGAGAAGGCGGCAGGGTCAGTCAGGATATTCGCCTTGGCGATGTGCTGGAGCGTGCACGCCGAATGCAGCCGTGGCTGCTCTCAGCCGACCGGACCGTGGGCGGTTCTTACGAAAACTATGTCACTCCGGAGCAAACGATTCCGGACCGTCCGCTGCATGTGCCCTGGGAAAGCTGCATTACGATTGGAACGTCGTTCTCGTTCGGATATGAAGATCAATATAAATCTGCCCGCCAATTGGTTCATATCCTGATGGAAGTGGTCGCCAAGGGCGGAAATCTAGCCCTGAACGTTGGACCGCAGCCGGATGGCAGACTTCCGAAGGGCGCCATTAAGAGCATGAAGGAGCTTGGCGGGTGGTTAAAGGTGAATGGGGAAGCAGTATACGGCACGCGTATTTGCGCGCCTTACTTCACGGGCGAGTGCGCCTTCACGCGAAAAGGCGACACCGTATACTGCACCTATTTATATGACAGCGAAATTTCGCAGGTATCCGAGCACATCTCAATCCCCTATACGGATGCGGTTGAAGCGATCGAGCTTGTCGGGACTGACGAACCCTTGCCCTTCAAGCGGATCGGCACTGGACTCACGCTGCAGCTTCCGGCAAGTCAGCTGAACGGGAAAGCGCCGATCGCGCACGTATTCCGTATTCGATCCTAA
- a CDS encoding AraC family transcriptional regulator, producing MSSSWFQKLLLSYLPVFVVVVTILFVVFFLTLSEQNRKEALKANGFLAEQEVRFTDNSLKTIDYQVLRDTLSSAELKRFFGTDSSDVYGNIQANKLINDWKLNYPIIDSVYFIRLKDRFVLGDGSGLQSDFMDNAFIRPYIEQRAAAGKWSGKRSYKPYEASERSDVISLVQGYPHFTMKKKGFVVLNVSLSKLKQTLLPMYNPSLTFVRISDNQGGILMDDKAVNPGERSVLSRYVSPYTGWVFESGPANGRLSRLALNFYSIWVIIAVAVVLLGVVWVVHVTRRNYKPISQLVLLIRTSALIKPDIGQPGSNEFGFIRGALEHLMEETTRTRVKDEKTIILQKKHRFQETVEGTAPVRETEWQTDLIAFHVKPAGSLAFMLELEIDRYPQFTAGYHHQDQSILKFVVSSVTQETAGQSDASTWVEWVTDRRLSAIVWVPDEADGAQLSMLIGEQIVEWVRSNLSFTVTIGVHGMAANLEEIRRSHEIARNLLQYKAVLGTGRVLNSEELDGAEHRVHDFFGTIHALSQGIRLAESGWKRHLDELFDQISDSVSSRKEIESLLQLLQQQLNRVFLELSKDYRNVWKDAGAELFELWRNWETLSELQQGCARIFEAVTGKFQVLKDSQRTRAVIGDIRSYIEENYPNPELSLDHLSDKFTLHAKNISKLFKEECGCNFVDFLIGLRMDKAKLLLLSTDKSLQEISSQVGYFNYNSFNRAFKNVAGFSPSDYRKQQAYR from the coding sequence ATGAGCAGCAGCTGGTTTCAAAAATTGCTTTTATCTTATCTACCTGTGTTTGTCGTGGTGGTCACGATCTTGTTCGTCGTTTTCTTCCTAACGCTAAGCGAGCAGAATCGCAAAGAAGCGCTGAAAGCCAACGGATTTCTTGCGGAACAAGAAGTCCGTTTTACGGACAATTCCTTGAAGACGATCGATTATCAAGTGTTACGCGATACGCTTTCTTCCGCAGAGCTGAAGCGGTTCTTTGGCACGGATAGCAGCGACGTGTATGGCAACATTCAAGCCAACAAGCTCATCAATGACTGGAAACTCAATTACCCGATTATCGACTCCGTTTATTTTATCCGATTGAAGGACCGTTTCGTCTTAGGGGACGGATCGGGACTGCAGTCGGACTTTATGGATAATGCGTTCATACGCCCCTATATCGAGCAACGAGCGGCAGCCGGCAAATGGTCGGGAAAGCGAAGCTATAAGCCGTATGAAGCATCGGAGCGATCGGATGTCATTTCCCTGGTGCAGGGGTACCCGCATTTTACGATGAAGAAAAAAGGCTTCGTGGTCCTTAATGTCAGCTTGTCCAAACTGAAACAAACCCTCTTACCGATGTATAATCCTTCGCTTACGTTTGTTCGAATCAGTGATAACCAGGGCGGCATCCTGATGGATGACAAAGCTGTCAATCCAGGGGAACGAAGCGTCCTGTCCCGGTATGTTTCCCCCTATACCGGATGGGTGTTCGAAAGCGGTCCGGCTAACGGAAGGTTGTCACGGCTTGCTCTCAATTTCTACAGTATTTGGGTCATTATAGCCGTTGCCGTCGTGCTGCTTGGCGTTGTCTGGGTCGTTCATGTCACTCGCCGGAATTATAAGCCGATCAGCCAATTGGTATTGCTAATCCGAACAAGTGCTTTGATTAAGCCCGACATCGGTCAGCCCGGCAGTAATGAATTCGGGTTTATTCGCGGGGCGCTGGAACATCTGATGGAGGAAACCACGAGAACGAGGGTGAAGGACGAGAAAACGATCATCTTACAGAAGAAGCATCGGTTCCAAGAGACCGTAGAAGGTACCGCCCCGGTTCGCGAAACGGAATGGCAAACGGATTTGATTGCTTTCCACGTGAAGCCGGCGGGATCGCTAGCGTTCATGCTCGAGCTGGAAATCGATCGGTATCCACAGTTTACCGCTGGTTACCATCATCAAGATCAATCGATACTCAAATTCGTTGTTTCGAGCGTTACCCAAGAGACAGCGGGTCAGAGCGACGCTTCGACGTGGGTGGAATGGGTCACGGATCGCAGGCTTTCCGCCATTGTATGGGTGCCAGACGAAGCGGACGGCGCCCAGCTGAGCATGCTGATTGGAGAGCAGATCGTAGAGTGGGTGCGCAGCAATTTGAGCTTCACCGTCACGATTGGCGTTCACGGTATGGCGGCAAATCTCGAGGAAATCAGGCGTTCTCATGAAATCGCGCGCAACCTGCTGCAATATAAGGCTGTACTTGGTACGGGAAGGGTGCTGAATTCGGAGGAATTGGACGGGGCCGAACATCGCGTTCATGACTTTTTCGGGACGATCCATGCGCTGTCGCAAGGGATCCGGCTCGCCGAGAGCGGATGGAAGAGGCATTTGGACGAGTTGTTTGACCAAATCTCGGATTCCGTCTCGTCACGGAAGGAAATCGAGAGCCTCCTGCAGCTCCTGCAGCAGCAGCTGAACCGGGTATTCCTGGAGCTATCCAAGGATTATCGGAATGTGTGGAAGGATGCAGGCGCCGAGCTGTTTGAGCTTTGGAGGAACTGGGAGACACTATCCGAACTGCAGCAGGGATGCGCGCGAATTTTCGAGGCAGTGACGGGTAAATTTCAGGTTTTGAAGGATTCACAGCGGACGCGAGCAGTTATTGGCGATATCCGGTCCTACATAGAAGAAAATTATCCGAATCCGGAGCTGTCGCTCGATCATCTCAGCGATAAGTTTACGCTTCATGCCAAGAATATCAGCAAGCTGTTTAAGGAGGAATGCGGCTGCAATTTCGTCGATTTCCTAATCGGTCTGAGGATGGATAAGGCTAAGCTGCTGCTCCTTTCGACGGACAAGTCCCTTCAGGAAATTAGCTCGCAGGTCGGCTATTTCAACTATAATTCTTTCAACCGGGCATTTAAAAATGTTGCAGGATTTTCTCCAAGCGATTATCGCAAACAACAAGCTTATCGATGA
- a CDS encoding sugar ABC transporter permease, which yields MVQTWIKMRRSWELYLLVLLPVLYLIIFQYIPMFGVIIAFKDFNVIKGILGSPWVGFKHFNELFQSPNFPLLIKNTLLISLYSLIAGFPIPILLALALNEIRTGFFKRSVQMITYAPHFISTVVMVSIVILMLSPHVGVVDRLFTFFGWPGTNFMGEPTLFKSIYVWSGVWQEMGYASIIYIAALAGVDPSLYEAARMDGASRIKKIIHIDLPSLIPIAVTMLILSLGSAMAVGFEKIYLMQNSLNLSTSEVISTYVYKVGLLGANFSFSSAVGLFNSVINLMLLVIVNAIARRVSENSLW from the coding sequence ATGGTACAAACATGGATCAAAATGAGGCGGAGCTGGGAATTGTATCTCCTGGTTCTTCTTCCGGTGCTTTATCTGATCATTTTTCAGTACATTCCCATGTTCGGCGTTATCATCGCATTCAAAGATTTCAATGTGATAAAAGGGATTTTGGGTAGCCCGTGGGTGGGCTTCAAGCACTTTAATGAATTGTTTCAATCACCGAATTTTCCGCTGCTAATCAAAAACACACTTCTAATCAGCTTATATTCTCTGATAGCAGGTTTTCCGATTCCGATTCTCCTGGCGCTGGCCCTGAACGAAATTCGAACGGGTTTTTTCAAACGATCCGTACAGATGATCACTTACGCGCCTCACTTTATTTCAACCGTCGTCATGGTATCGATCGTTATCCTGATGCTTTCGCCGCATGTCGGCGTCGTGGATCGGTTGTTCACGTTTTTCGGATGGCCAGGGACGAATTTCATGGGCGAGCCGACATTGTTCAAATCCATTTACGTTTGGTCCGGCGTATGGCAGGAAATGGGGTATGCCTCCATCATCTATATCGCCGCATTAGCCGGCGTCGATCCTTCACTCTATGAGGCAGCGCGGATGGACGGAGCGTCCCGAATCAAGAAAATCATTCATATCGATCTGCCTTCATTGATCCCGATTGCGGTTACGATGCTGATTCTCAGTTTGGGTAGCGCCATGGCGGTTGGCTTTGAAAAAATCTACCTGATGCAAAATTCGCTCAACCTGAGTACATCGGAGGTTATTTCCACTTACGTATACAAGGTCGGTCTCCTTGGGGCCAACTTCAGTTTCTCCTCCGCGGTCGGGTTGTTCAATTCCGTCATCAACCTGATGCTGCTCGTTATCGTCAATGCCATTGCCCGTAGAGTTTCAGAGAACAGCTTATGGTAG